A single window of Penaeus chinensis breed Huanghai No. 1 chromosome 9, ASM1920278v2, whole genome shotgun sequence DNA harbors:
- the LOC125028525 gene encoding vegetative cell wall protein gp1-like gives MTQWLSQRNHSTWCGPGTSTSCATSPLESPRPQTLPTPTGPIHAHRPHPRPQTLPTPTDPIHAHRPYPRPQTLPTPTDPTHARKPYPRPQTLSTPTGPTQFLARSYPSVTHTLSWSKPSRPLSQPPNPGTNARTFSSVAPTAGLPCFHALAAPPSCCRGLPVGVTPPLLDEPRGATPRHDAKASFWEALSALDWQSVSFLPSCGIRQISFSSRLPSSHVRASSVAPAAASPLATSGFPFGPSQPSLYTFYQPLASFPPGRPWHPPAGLIKPSTGHPPRRPPPLTICDPPSFPENVITLDFALVDSKDNHVPNSPL, from the exons ATGACACAATGGCTGAGTCAGAGGAACCACTCAACCTGGTGTGGTCCTGGCACATC AACATCGTGTGCCACAAGTCCCCTTGAGTCCCCACGCCCGCAAACCCTACCCACGCCGACAGGCCCTATCCACGCCCACAggccccacccacgcccacagacCCTACCCACGCCCACAGACCCTATCCACGCCCACAGACCGTACCCACGCCCACAGACCCTACCCACGCCCACAGACCCTACCCACGCCCGCAAACCCTACCCACGCCCACAGACCCTATCCACGCCCACAGGCCCCACCCAGTTCCTCGCTCGGTCATATCCTTCAGTAACCCACACGCTCTCTTGGTCCAAGCCATCCCGCCCACTTTCACAACCTCCCAAT CCAGGCACTAACGCACGGACGTTCTCCAGCGTAGCCCCTACAGCGGGCCTTCCCTGCTTCCACGCCCTCGCCGCTCCGCCTTCATGCTGCAGAGGCCTTCCTGTCGGCGTCACACCTCCTCTCCTTGACGAACCCCGAGGAGCCACACCAAGACATGATGCAAAG GCCTCCTTTTGGGAAGCCTTGTCAGCGCTCGATTGGCAGTCCGTTTCCTTCCTGCCTTCGTGTGGCATCAGGCAGATATCCTTCTCAAGCAGACTTCCTTCATCGCACGTCCGCGCCTCCTCCGTGGCACCTGCAGCTGCCTCTCCCCTGGCAACCAGTGGCTTTCCCTTCGGACCCTCCCAGCCTTCTCTCTACACCTTCTA CCAACCTCTAGCCTCCTTCCCCCCCGGCAGGCCCTGGCACCCTCCCGCAGGCCTGATAAAGCCATCTACTGGGCACCCGCCACGCAGGCCACCTCCACTTACCATCTGCGACCCCCCAAGTTTTCCTGAAAATGTCATTACACT AGATTTTGCCCTCGTTGACAGTAAAGATAATCATGTTCCAAACTCTCCGCTCTAG